Proteins encoded by one window of Lycium barbarum isolate Lr01 chromosome 11, ASM1917538v2, whole genome shotgun sequence:
- the LOC132619189 gene encoding stress-induced protein KIN2-like: MDTSKIAHQAGQAQGQAQEKGSQLMEKVGNAAQSTIETVQQMAPQAKENYQAGQAQGQAQEKTSQFMEKAGNVAQSTKETVQQMGQQVKDTTLGAVDAVKNATGMNK; the protein is encoded by the exons ATGGATACTTCGAAAATAGCCCACCAAGCTGGCCAAGCCCAGGGCCAAGCCCAG GAAAAGGGTAGTCAATTAATGGAGAAGGTTGGAAATGCCGCACAGTCTACCATAGAAACAGTGCAACAG ATGGCGCCGCAAGCGAAGGAAAACTACCAAGCTGGCCAAGCCCAGGGCCAAGCCCAG GAAAAGACTAGTCAATTTATGGAGAAGGCTGGGAACGTTGCACAGTCTACCAAGGAAACCGTGCAACAG ATGGGGCAGCAAGTGAAGGACACAACACTAGGAGCAGTTGATGCAGTCAAAAATGCCACTGGCATGAACAAATGA